Proteins co-encoded in one Bradyrhizobium sp. 170 genomic window:
- a CDS encoding glutamate synthase subunit beta — MGKITGFLEIDRNERKYSPVAERLKHYREFVIPLSEKDTRDQAARCMNCGIPYCHGTGSVAPGTPGCPVNNQIPDFNDLVYQDNWEEASRNLHSTNNFPEFTGRICPAPCEASCTLNIDDNPVTIKTIECAIVDRAWDNGWLKPEIAPVKTGKKVAIVGSGPAGLAAAQQLARAGHDVHVYEKFAKAGGLLRYGIPDFKMEKHVIDRRVAQMEAEGVTFHYGVHVGGTSEGAIDPRELLNQYDAVALTGGAEAGRDLPIPGRDLDGIHFAMDFLPQQNRRVSSEPLGEAADILAEGKHVVVIGGGDTGSDCIGTSFRQGAKSVTQLEIMAAPPEHENKGVTWPNWPLKMRTSSSQAEGAKREFAVLTQKFSGVDGKVQKLHCVQVDDKFKPIAGTEFEIEAQLVLLAMGFVHPVHEGMLKNLGVDLDQRGNVRANLQDYKTSLPNVFSAGDMRRGQSLVVWAIREGRLCARAIDQYLMGSTTLPR, encoded by the coding sequence ATGGGCAAGATCACAGGTTTTCTCGAGATCGACCGGAATGAGCGCAAGTACTCGCCGGTCGCCGAGCGTTTGAAGCATTATCGCGAATTCGTCATTCCCCTGAGCGAGAAAGACACTCGCGACCAGGCCGCGCGCTGCATGAATTGCGGCATTCCCTATTGCCACGGCACCGGTTCGGTGGCGCCGGGCACGCCGGGCTGCCCGGTCAACAACCAGATCCCCGATTTCAACGACCTCGTCTATCAGGACAACTGGGAAGAAGCCTCGCGCAACCTGCACTCGACCAACAATTTCCCCGAGTTCACCGGCCGCATCTGCCCGGCCCCGTGCGAAGCTTCCTGCACGCTCAACATCGACGACAACCCGGTCACCATCAAGACCATCGAATGCGCCATTGTGGACCGCGCCTGGGACAATGGCTGGCTGAAGCCGGAGATTGCGCCCGTCAAGACCGGCAAGAAGGTCGCGATCGTCGGCTCCGGACCCGCGGGCCTTGCGGCTGCGCAACAACTCGCGCGCGCCGGCCACGACGTCCACGTCTACGAAAAATTCGCCAAGGCCGGCGGCTTGCTCCGTTACGGCATTCCCGACTTCAAGATGGAAAAGCACGTCATCGACCGCCGCGTGGCGCAGATGGAAGCCGAAGGCGTGACGTTCCATTACGGCGTCCATGTCGGCGGCACTTCCGAGGGCGCGATCGATCCGCGCGAACTGCTCAACCAGTATGACGCAGTGGCATTGACCGGCGGCGCCGAAGCCGGCCGCGACCTGCCGATCCCCGGCCGCGACCTCGACGGCATCCACTTTGCGATGGATTTCCTGCCGCAACAAAATCGCCGCGTCTCCTCCGAGCCGCTCGGCGAGGCCGCGGACATTCTCGCCGAAGGCAAGCATGTCGTCGTGATCGGCGGCGGCGACACCGGTTCGGACTGCATCGGCACGTCTTTCCGGCAGGGCGCAAAATCCGTCACGCAGCTCGAAATCATGGCGGCGCCGCCCGAGCACGAGAACAAGGGCGTGACCTGGCCGAACTGGCCATTGAAGATGCGGACCTCGTCGAGCCAGGCCGAAGGCGCCAAGCGTGAATTCGCCGTACTGACGCAAAAGTTCTCGGGCGTCGACGGCAAGGTGCAAAAGCTGCATTGCGTGCAGGTCGACGACAAGTTCAAGCCGATCGCGGGCACCGAATTCGAAATCGAGGCGCAGCTTGTGCTGCTCGCCATGGGCTTCGTGCATCCGGTGCACGAGGGCATGCTGAAGAACCTCGGCGTCGATCTCGACCAGCGCGGCAATGTCCGCGCCAATTTGCAGGACTACAAGACCTCGCTGCCCAACGTCTTTTCCGCCGGCGACATGCGCCGTGGCCAGTCGCTGGTGGTCTGGGCAATCCGCGAGGGACGTCTGTGCGCGCGGGCGATCGACCAGTATCTGATGGGATCGACAACGCTGCCGAGATAG